The Longimicrobiaceae bacterium sequence AGGAGGGCGCGGTCGCGGCGGCAGGCCTCCTCCCAGCCGATGCGCGCGAGCTGGGCGGCGTAGGGGAAGGTCGCGTTGGTCAGTGCCAGGGTGGAGGTGCGGGGCACTCCGCCCGGCATGTTGGCCACGCCGTAGTGAATCACCCCATCCACCTCGTAGATGGGATCCTCGTGCGTCGTCGGGCGGATGGTCTCCACGCAGCCGCCCTGGTCGACCGCCACGTCGACGATGACCGCACCCTTCTTCATCAGCTTCAGGTCCTCGGCGCGGACCAGCTTGGGCGCCTTCGCGCCGGGCAGGAGCACTGCGCCGATCAGCAGATCGGCGTGGGCGAGCTGCTCGAGGAGGTTGTGGCGGTTTGAGTAGATGAGATCGACGTTGGAGGGCATGACATCGGCGAGATACCTCAGGCGCTCGAGCGAGATGTCCAGCAGGCGCACGTGCGCGCCGAAGCCGGCCGCGATGCGGGCCGCGTTCGCCCCCACCACGCCTCCGCCCAGGATCACCACGTCGGCCGGCGGCACCCCGGGGACCCCGCCGAGGAGCAGCCCCCGCCCCCCGTGGAACCGCTCGAGGTACTTCGCCCCTGCCTGCACCGCCATCCGCCCGGCCACCTCGCTCATTGGCGTGAGCAGCGGGAGGTCGCCGGAATCGAGCTGGACCGTTTCGTAGGCGATCGCCACCGCGCCGGAATCCATGATGGCGCGGGTGAGGCGCTCGTCCGCGGCGAAGTGGAAGTAGGTGAAGATCAGCTGCCCCGGGCGGATGAAGGGCCATTCCTCGGGGGTGGGCTCCTTCACCTTCAGGATCATCTCCGACCGCGTCCAGACCTCCTCGGCGCTGTCCACGATCTCCGCGCCCGCGGCCCGGTACTGCTCGTCGTCGAAGCCGCTTCCCACACCGGCGCCGCGCTCGAGCAGCACCTCGCTCCCCCGCTGCACCAACACCTCGGCCCCGGCCGGCACCAGCGCCACCCGGTTCTCCGCGACCTTGACCTCTTTGGGAACGCCGATCTTCATGCTCGGGCGCGTGGTGGAAGAGAGGTTCTGGGAAATTACGAATTACGAATTACGAATTACGATTCCGGACCGCGTTTCCCAATATCCTGTAGGGGCGCCCCTGCGGAGCCAACTCAAAATCAGGACGTTCCAGTAATTCGTAATTCATAATTCGTAATTCGTGCAAAAAGCGGGCGGACCTACTCGGCCCACCCGCCCTTTTCATACCGCCTGCCGCCGCCCGGCCTCAGACCTCCGCGGCCATCTCCGCGAGCGCGGCCTTGCGGGAGAGGCGCAGCCGGCCCTTCTCGTCGATGGACAGCAGCTTGACGTGGGTGATGTCTCCCTTCTTGACGACATCCTCCGTCTTCTCCGTCCGACCCTCCTGGAGCTCCGAGATGTGGACCAGCCCCTCGGTTCCCGGCAGGATCTCCACGAAGGCGCCGAAGCTGGTGGTGCTCTTCACCACTCCCTCGTAGATCCGACCGACCTCCGGCTCCTCGGTGATCGCGGCGATCATCTTCCGCGCCCGCTCGCCGCCCTCGCCGCCCGGCGAGGAGATCGTCACCGTGCCGTCGTCCTCCACGTTGATGGTCGCGCCGGTGGCCTCCTGAATCCCGCGGATGGTCTTGCCCTTCGGACCGATCACCTCGCCGATCTTGGCGGGATTGATCTTGATGGTGATGATGCGAGGGGCGTACTTCGAGAGCTCCTGGCGCGCCTCCTTGATCGCCTTCTCCATCTCGTCGAGGATGTGCATGCGCGCGCGGTGGGCCCGCTCGAGCGCCTCACGCATGATCTCGACGGTGAGCCCTTCGATCTTGATGTCCATCTGGATCGAAGTGACTCCTTCGCGCGTGCCCGCCACCTTGAAGTCCATATCCCCGAGCGCATCCTCCAGCCCGAGGATGTCGGTGAGCACCGCCACCCGATCTCCCTCCTTGATGAGGCCCATCGCCACGCCGGCGCAGGCGGCCCGGATCGGCACCCCCGCGTCCATCAGGGCGAGGCTGCCCGAGCAGACGGTGGCCATGGAGGAGGAGCCATTCGACTCCAGGATGTCGGAGACCACCCGGATGGTGTACGGGAAGTCCTCGTAGGCGGGCAGAACGGCCGCCAGCGCACGCTCCGCCAGCGCGCCGTGCCCGATCTCCCGCCGGCTGGTTCCCCGCACCGGCTTCGCCTCCCCCGTCGAGAAGGGAGGGAAGTTGTAGTGGAGCATGAAGCTCTTCGTCTGCTCCGTGGGGTAGTCGATCGACTCCAGCCGCTGCTCGTCCTGCGGGGTACCGAGCGTCACCACACCGAGCGACTGCGTCTGCCCGCGGGTGAAGAGCGCCGAGCCGTGCGCGCGCGGTAGGATACCGAGCTCGATGGAGATCGGCCGCACCTCGTCCAGCCCACGACCGTCGGCGCGGATACCCTGGGAGAGGATCATCTCCCGCATCTCGCGCTTCTCGATCTCCTTCATCAGCGGCGCGACGGCGACCTCCTGTTCCGGCACCTCGAGCGCGACCTGCGCCGCGACCTCGGTGCGGATCACCTCCAGCAGCGCGTTCCGCTGCGCCTTGTCGCCCACCTGCATCGCGTCCTTCACGCGCGGCGAGGCGAGCCGCGTCACCAGCTCCCGCAGCGTCTCGTCGGCGGCTACCGGCGACCACTCCATCTCCGGCGGACGCTCCACCTGCTCGATCAGCTCGCGCTGAATGCGGACGAGCTCCCGAATCCCCTCGTGCGCCACCAGCAACCCTTCGGCGATCTCCTCCTCCGGCACCTCCAGCGCGCCACCCTCCACCATGGTGATGGCCTTCTCGGTGCCCGCCACCACGATGTCCACGTCGGAGTAGTCGAGCTGCTGAAAGGTCGGGTTCAGCACCCACTGCCCCTGGATCCGGCCCACGCGCACCGCGGCGACCGGCTCATTGAAGGGGATGCGGCTCAGGTTCAGCGCCACCGAAGCACCGGTCAGCGCGATCACGTCCGCATCGTTCTCCTGGTCGGCAGAGATCACGTACGCAAAGATCTGCGTCTCGTGCAGGAAGCCGTCCGGGAAGAGCGGCCGCAGCGGCCGATCGATCAGGCGCGCGGACAGGATCTCCTTGTCCGAAGGCCGCCCCTCGCGCTTGATGTAGCCGCCGGGGATCTTCCCCGCGGCATACGTCTTCTCGCGATACTCCACCGTGAGGGGGAAGAAGGGAAGGTGCGTCGGCGTGTCCTGCGCCGTCGCGGTGCAGAGCACCATCGTCTCCCCGAACTGCACCACGCACGACCCGTCCGCCTGCCGCGCCATCTTCCCCGTCTCGATGATCAGGGGCCGTCCTGCGAATTGCCGCTCGATCTTTGCCATTTCTCGTCCGCTTTTCCGCTTTGCAGGGTGGGGGATTCAGGATGTCTGCCGGGCGCGTCCCCCGAACACGGCCGCATACGTAAAAATGAAAAAATCGCCGCACAGCCCGTGCCGTGCGGCGACGTTTTCTGTCCGTCTAGTGCCGTAGCCCGAGCTCCGCAATCAGCGCACGATACTGCTCGAGGTCCGTCCTCTTCAGATACTCAAGAAGGCGCCGTCGCTGCCCCACCATCTTCAGCAGCCCTCGCCGCGAATGATGATCCTTGTGATGGGTACGGAAATGATCGGTCAGGTAGTTGATCCGCTCGGTCAACAGGGCGATCTGCACCCGGGCCGAACCCCGATCCTTCTCGTGTAGCTGGTACTTCTTGATAATGGCTTCGCGGTCGATCTGCGCCATTCAATGCCTCCTCAAGAGTCTACGCTGCTTGCGAAGCAGACTACAGCCCCGGAATTGTGTTCCCGGTTGGACTGATGATAGCCGATAAGTATAGCTCTGGCACGGATCAGGCACAAGCGCTCTGAGAGCCTGCCCCGCTCAGCAGGGCGCGGCCCGCCTCGGCGTCGCGGTGCATCTGGTCGACCAGCGCCTCGACCGAGTCGAACGCCACGATCTCCCGCAGCCAGCCGCAGAACTCGACACGCAGATCGTGCCCGTAGAGGTCTCCGGACCAGTCGAGCAGGTGGATCTCGACGCTCGGACCGAGTCCGGCAAAGGTCGGTCGCGGACCGAGGTGAATGAGCCCCGGAAGCCGGATCTCGCCCACGCTGCCGTAACCGGCGTAGATCCCCCCGCGCGGGAGCATCTTGTCCGCGCCCGCCACGCGTACGTTGGCGGTCGGAAAGCCGAGCCGGCGGCCCTGGTGCGCGCCTGCCTCGACGATGCCGTGC is a genomic window containing:
- the rpsO gene encoding 30S ribosomal protein S15: MAQIDREAIIKKYQLHEKDRGSARVQIALLTERINYLTDHFRTHHKDHHSRRGLLKMVGQRRRLLEYLKRTDLEQYRALIAELGLRH
- a CDS encoding polyribonucleotide nucleotidyltransferase; its protein translation is MAKIERQFAGRPLIIETGKMARQADGSCVVQFGETMVLCTATAQDTPTHLPFFPLTVEYREKTYAAGKIPGGYIKREGRPSDKEILSARLIDRPLRPLFPDGFLHETQIFAYVISADQENDADVIALTGASVALNLSRIPFNEPVAAVRVGRIQGQWVLNPTFQQLDYSDVDIVVAGTEKAITMVEGGALEVPEEEIAEGLLVAHEGIRELVRIQRELIEQVERPPEMEWSPVAADETLRELVTRLASPRVKDAMQVGDKAQRNALLEVIRTEVAAQVALEVPEQEVAVAPLMKEIEKREMREMILSQGIRADGRGLDEVRPISIELGILPRAHGSALFTRGQTQSLGVVTLGTPQDEQRLESIDYPTEQTKSFMLHYNFPPFSTGEAKPVRGTSRREIGHGALAERALAAVLPAYEDFPYTIRVVSDILESNGSSSMATVCSGSLALMDAGVPIRAACAGVAMGLIKEGDRVAVLTDILGLEDALGDMDFKVAGTREGVTSIQMDIKIEGLTVEIMREALERAHRARMHILDEMEKAIKEARQELSKYAPRIITIKINPAKIGEVIGPKGKTIRGIQEATGATINVEDDGTVTISSPGGEGGERARKMIAAITEEPEVGRIYEGVVKSTTSFGAFVEILPGTEGLVHISELQEGRTEKTEDVVKKGDITHVKLLSIDEKGRLRLSRKAALAEMAAEV
- the ald gene encoding alanine dehydrogenase translates to MKIGVPKEVKVAENRVALVPAGAEVLVQRGSEVLLERGAGVGSGFDDEQYRAAGAEIVDSAEEVWTRSEMILKVKEPTPEEWPFIRPGQLIFTYFHFAADERLTRAIMDSGAVAIAYETVQLDSGDLPLLTPMSEVAGRMAVQAGAKYLERFHGGRGLLLGGVPGVPPADVVILGGGVVGANAARIAAGFGAHVRLLDISLERLRYLADVMPSNVDLIYSNRHNLLEQLAHADLLIGAVLLPGAKAPKLVRAEDLKLMKKGAVIVDVAVDQGGCVETIRPTTHEDPIYEVDGVIHYGVANMPGGVPRTSTLALTNATFPYAAQLARIGWEEACRRDRALL